A segment of the Manis javanica isolate MJ-LG chromosome 10, MJ_LKY, whole genome shotgun sequence genome:
GTAATGAACATTCCCATTTTTGTCCTCTTCTGGACTTGTAAAGAATTTGTTTTATATTACTTAGGAGAAGAATTTATGGTGTACAGGGTATGCATCTACTTAATGGGTCCAAGTCATGCCAGATTGCTTTCCAGAAGTGATAGAACCAGTCTTGCAGCACTGCAAGATTCTATATTTCCACATCCATGGCTTCATTTGTAATTACCTAGGTTTCTAATTTTTGATGGTTTGAGAGGTATGAACAGATATCTCattagtttaatttgcatttgattACTAATGATTTTGATAAAATTTTCACATGCATGTTAGCTTTTTCCTATTCTGTAAATTGCCTATTGATACATTTTGCATCTTTTTTCTGTTGGGTTGCTGTGTTTTCCCTGTTCATTTGCAGGAATTCCATTTATATTCTGATGATATATATACTGATGGAGTAATATATCTCCATCAGTCTTAGACAAAGCAagtatttccttcattttgccATCTGCCTGCTAACTTTGTCCATTGTGCCCTTTATAGAATATAAATCTTTCATTGTTTAACAATCAGATTCCTCagtttttgcctatggtttgtgCTTTCAAAAGTGTTGAAGAATGTGGACTATTCTCTTTGTTATGCCTACTCTCTGCCTGCCATCTCTAAATCCAAGCTCATTAGTGAGGTCCCTATAGTCATTCTATCCATTCCTCTTCATTGGACTACCAAGTAATTGCATTGACTGAACTACATTCTTAAGAAAATCCCATCTTCCTTAAACTTTTCCCCTCCATGGAGTCCCATGGAGTCTCAGGCTATGAAAATCATATCTTTTAACTGTATTTAGTCAGGCTTCCCATAGCCCTGGACACACCACCGTATCTCCTTGGCTATCAAGAGGAACAAAAATGGCATAGTTACTTTCTCTGAAGATTTCCTTCACTCCCATTTCACTAATCAATTCCATCTTTGTGGGTCAGAATTTGATCCAGAATTGCATCTCTGCTCTGCCATTCAATCTTCCATATGAAGGATTATATTACATTAAATTGACATTCCCCTCATGCTACTCTGACTTTCCTTTTATCATTTGCTCCTATTTTATTCCCACTTCCTTtcgtctctttccttccttccctccctgcccttttttcccctcctttcctttctgaaTCCTGTAAATGCTGAGGGCAAGGGCTGACTTTCTGTAGATCACAGCAAAGAAGCTGCTTCTGTCCCAGAAGCAGGTTCCCCAAAAGTGTACAGTGTGTAATATGACTGGTAATCCTTCCAGTTGCACATCAGAACCCAGTTCTGTTTTCTTAGAAACAATGTACTGTACCCTTTTTCACTGCCATATTCCAAGCATGAGTCCCATCCTACCAAGTGTCTTTATATCGgtgagcttttatttttctcattgtataAAATCTTAAGTTCTATTTGTATATTACCTATACTTTGGTACCAGTGTAGAGGCCGCATGTACTTTTTTTCCCAACCCCTTTCTACTTACCTTGTTCAGGGAATGCCTCCTCCGCTACTGCTTTCCTTCCAATGTCATAATAGATGTTCGCTCTAGAATGATATCTTGTAggttttctcctcatttttttttttacttttgtcctctccattttctcttctcatcCCCACCCCTAGCCCACAGCACACTGAAGTGCTCTTAATTCAGCTGACAGTGCTCACAGAAAACAGATTTTCCCTTCAATCTTCTGAGAAGCACTCTGTCTCAATTCAAGAATATATCATTTGCTCATCATTAGACTGTGAGCACCTTAAGGGCAGGGACCATGACTTCCCGGAGTCTGCCCCTGTGCCTGCCCCCTTCCATGACACATACATAACAGGCAATCAATCGGTGAATGCCTGCCAGCAGATTGACTTAGTCACGGTTCCCTTCTCGGATTCCCTCCTTGCGTCAAACTTGATTCACCTGCTCAAGGAACTTTGACTTCCCATTTTTATTCGCAAAGTCCAAGCACTATAAGCTTCCTATAGCATATTGTAACCACTTACAGCAGAGTAAGTTGCAGTACAACTTAATGGGAAAAAGTACAACACTGATTTATAATTCAGACAAACAGGGTTCTAGTTCTCTGTTGTCATTAACTATGCAGCCTTGGGTATGTCATCCGTTTATTTTGTTAGTTATATGCAATGGTAAAACATTTATTCACTATAAATCCTCTTAGAAGGAGACTATATTTTTCATAAAGTACTTGCAGTAGAAATAAGGTAAATTTTCCCCACCCAGGGGACTAAACATGAGAGAAACtgtttttctcaaaataagaGAATTTGTTTGTTATATGGAGCAGGCAAGAGGAGAGCACAGGAAGGATAAGGCGGAGGAGCCTGGGAAAGGCATGAACTCCCCAGTGGGAACTTTCTTTAtgatctctctccctcttttttttttttcactcaactcTATAGTATATATCTTTAAATGTCTAGGAGGGTTTATTTCTTATTGAAGCCACTGAAAAGGCTGCTATATGTGTCAGAGTTGATAAGGAGTCAAACTGAGGCAGGTTGCATGGACTCAGGGGTGTGCATGCagagggaagcaaaagcaaaataagccaCAGAGCATTGCaaaaattttgtagaatgctaTGGAATTCCCAGATTTTGGAATTTGAATTTGGGCCAACTTTGATCAGATTCTAAGAGGCCTGGTAATCTCTTCAGACATCTGAGTTATATATAAAATGGTTATATGATCATCACTAAGGTTTTTTCAACAATAACATTTTTGAAGATTCTAAGAGATGGTTATTTTTTTCCAGCTCTAAAATCATGAAAGTTTTTCATTTATAGATTTAAGACTCAATGaaacacttattttctgcctaTTAGGAGAAAGGTCCTTTACTACTGATTTCATCGACTCCAGACACACTTTTCCTTAACATTTTAATGTCTCTGAAGGGGGTATGCCTTGTACTTGATCATCAACGTCAGCTGATAATTACTGTTGGCTGAGCGGCAAAGTCAGAACATAGTTATCATTCTTGCACATGCCTGGGCCTTGTTGTTATTCTAGGTGGCATGCCTAGAAATCTACAATCCCTTGAAGTTTCAGTCAATTAACTATTTAAGGACAATTTAAGGAAATATTAGTCCTAGTTGTTGTCTGAATGAACATCTTTGTTGAACATTTTCTGGCAAGGTCAAAAAAGTCCCCATTGCAGAACTTGCAGAATGAGGTGTGTGGCCTGGAAGAAATTCCCACAGACAGCAGTGAAGCTCTCTTTTTAAGAAATGCTGCTTCACTAACACTCAAAATGACcccaaaaacataaaaacttGGTAACATAACATCAACAACTTTGAGTCAAAAACTAACTGAGAAACGTTAGATTCAGTGTGAAGGAATTGTGTAGGAATACTATAATGACTTTCAGCTATATTTGTGTACATTGTAGTCATataaaaatgttctgtttctaAATAAGTCTAAATGAGCTCTTtgagtaaaaatttaaaatataattgataagAAAGCATAGTGATTATTTAATtgacagtattttttctttcttaatagtgCCTAAAATAATGATGTGCCACACAATAGATGATGGCTTACAGTCACTAAAATAACGTATTTCAGAGACTATAAAAATGAGGAAGCAGTTCCAGCTCTCAAGATATTCATAATCGGTGAGGGGGAATAACAAGAACATAAAGAATAACAGAAGCAAGGAAAAAATAGTAGTTGTcctcaaaagaaatataaacaaaaagatttggacctttaaaggaaaacaagatcACATTAGGAAAGGCTTCATGAAAGAAGTGGCCTTtgagaagggccttgaagaaCTGGTAGGATTCCAACTTGCAGAGATGGAATGAAGTGTGAAGAGTAAAGAGAATGAGCAAGGAATGAGATGTAAGAAAACAGGCATTTCTGGGGAATGGTGAATAGCATATTCTAACTATAGGGTTTGCTAACCTTTTTGTCTTTATAGGCCCCTTTAAGAATTCAGTGAATGCTATGAACCCAATTCCTAGAAATAAAAGCACaaatttataatgaaaagttTTTGCATACGATTTCTGGGGATTTCCCACTTAAAGGTAGCAtaagagagggagaggaaaaagcagcTTTGCTGGACGCCCATGGAAGCTGGTGCGGGTGACCCAGGCTGCAGAAGTCCCTTTTCTGGAGGAGAGGTTCTCACCTGactgcacttgggaagaatgacTAAGATAAATGGGCTGTTGGGGGTTCTCACCCAGCTCACATATCCACAGAGCTGGGGTACCCTTGGGAATCATTTCCAGCTGACTAGATGATTTGGGCTTCCAAATGATGGGATGGTGGCTAGAAAAAGtacctggaaatgaaatgcatggGTAAAAAGTATGCCAGGGCCTTACTGGGGAGGACCAGACTCCCCCCCAACCACtggattttattcttcatttacaTGTAATGGGGACATGATGTAGATCTCTGAGGAAAATGAATGTTCAGAGCTGTGGTTTAGGAATATTAATTTTCAGGATTTTAGATGTGTGAGAGGCTaggggagaccagttaggagttTATTGCAATTAGTGTTTATATTCTTCAGGTACATTCTATTTGCTATTTGCTCAGCTTCCCCTTCTGTCTCGTCACCGGCTATTTGGCTGAGGGCTAGGCCCTTACTAAGAGTCTAGCAGGAATTGCTGAACTGAAAGCCATCAATTCACCCTGAGGGTCCCCTTGTAATGTCCCAAATCCTCGCCAGGTGGCACCATTACAGCATTACAGCATACAAAGCAGCCTTCCTGTGTTAGTTACAGTGCTTCCAAGCAGAAAGGCTGTGTTTCTATGAGGGAATTCACTTTCTGGTGACAATCTAGAAAAGGGGGGTGCAGGAGGGCAGCTGGAATAAAAGATTCAAGAATACTCCTtttgtatttatcattttttacagAGTATCTTGACTGAATTTCTACTAGGCATGTAGATGGGGTGAGATGCTTAGGAAAACTCTTTTCAAAGATGTAAGCAGTTTTCCTGGGGACTAAACATGAGAATTTGTTTAGTTAAGTATAAActtaaatatatttgagaaagAACTGCTCCTTAGTTGTGAGGAAACTTCTAGGTGGGCCTTTGCATTACATACATGAAGGGGGGACAATACCCCGTGCTGGTGCGGAGGCTACATGAAACTCCATATTTATGTCGGAGCTCAGTTGCATCTCTTAGAGAAATAACTATTTctctagaaaaaaatgttagatGTACCAGGCTAAAGTTGCTTATTCTATGAAGGTATATGTATTTCACTTTGAGATTAAGAGCTACCTCTGATGAGAGACAAGCCTGCAGGAAACCGAGAGCTGGGTAAGTCACACGCAGTGTTGTGTTACATAAAGTGCAGCCCAGACTTGTGGAGGGAACCCTCTCACCTCTACATACCAGCCGTGCTCCGGCAAACTCCAAGTACTAGAATACTTGGAAGTAATGGGAAACAGGATTTTTAGCACATTCCAGAGGTTCTCaatgtaatttgaattttttgatTAATCAGATTTATGTGAAGATTTCAGTTCAGTGTAGGAAATACTCTGGAGGCCCCTGAAGGCAAGGGTGTATTGCCCACTCCATACAGCCCCAGCTCAAGCACAGTCATTTCTTCTTTGGTAGTTTGCAAGTTAAAAagtgtcattgatttttttttaacctaattcCTACCTTTAAATATTAAGTTGAAATAATGGAGCCTCTCTCTGGAGAATTTGCATGATTCTGCATTTTAATTTCATGGGGCCATGGCCCCCTGAAGTTCAGCAGTGACCTTGTCATGAGTCCCAGGTTAGGAATCTCATCTGAAACTCACTTCTCACGAGCATCcgaaaggagaaacagaagagCGGAgctgggtgggaggaagaggctgTGTCGGCCCCCTGTGAGATGCTAGCGCAAGTGCTCCTTCTGGGGCAGTTGGAGCTTTCTTGATGTGGGAGCAATAGCTGGAGAATTTGTAGGAGGGACTAGGCTGAGAAACTTATGACACATTTAGGACAGTGAGCATAAGAAGGAGAACTGAAATGCAGTCAAGGGTAAAAGGGCTCAACCAGACCTTTCTGTCAACCAGACCATCTTGTCAATTGGATTCATGTCAGACTGAAGAATCTGAGTTAAAGGTAATAGGAAAGAGACATAAGAAACGAGGCGTATCAGGGACTGTCCGGGAGCACTGGCTTCTTCCTTTCAAGGAGCAGGTCCGGAAGGCCATCTTCTTTGTGCCACTATTGTATTACCATCAACTGGCCTCTGAGAAAGGTCACTAAGCAAAACTGAACTGCAATTTCCTGTTCAAGTTGAGAAGATGAAAAGTGACTAAATCTAACAACGTTTCTCTTTCAGAACTCTTAGACTTTTGATCAGGGACAAAGGGATCTCCTTCTCTGAAGACCCAAACAATAGAGCAGTTAGCAGAGGGGATCCGATCTAAGGCTCTTTAAGTCAGAAGTCAGGGTCTAAGTCCTGACTCTGCCAagtactagctgtgtgaccttgagcaaatcttCAAGCCTGTGAAACTGTTAGGTGAAAATAATAGTTCCTACTTCATACAATTGTTGGGAGGTAAAATTGGGTACAGTGTCTGGCACCCCATCTGCGCCTACTGACAGCTGTTGTTACTGGTGCTGAATGCTGGAACTGGCACAGGAGCCTATTACCCAGCCCTCAGGGGCATTTCCCCGTTAATATACCATTGCTGCCCTCTCTGGGGCCCCAGAACACATTCACCAACCACTGCACACCCAAGGCTTCCTCTGGTCATCCTAGATGCACAGGGCTGGCCCCCAAGGCCTTTTAGGCCCATAGCTGCAtgacatttatgataaaaatgtttttgctcCCACATCAAGAAAAGCTGTATGACATTTATGTCATCTTGGGAATCTCATCATCCCCGTTGACTTGACTATCCTGAGGGATAAGAGTTCTTTAAATAGGGAAGGACTATATAAAAAGAAAGCTCCTAATCTTCCAAGTTCTGTTTTCCCAGCGGTGTCAGtcaccacaaccaccaccacccctcccctgcccccatcacaagagaactgtaagaaaaaaaacctttgcaCAAGATGTCCTATGGGTCTTAGATATTTTTCTCCCCGACTACTTCTTGTCCCCATTTAACACATGCAGAAACTAGGTCTCAAGCAGTAAATCAAGCCTCAGGCAGTGCTGGACTGTGATTCAAGCCCAGATCTGTGACTCTGGTGCTTTTTCCAGCTCCTGGCTGCATGCACACAGCACCCCAACTCATTCTTTTCCCAAATCCATTTGGGGTGGTCTCAGGAAATCTCCTGTGCTGGGGAGCAGAGTAGAGCTGCTGTCAGTCTGAGCTCCATGGGGAACTCCTTACCAGCATTCTCCACCAGGGCCCTGAGGCAGTTACTGTGGTTTCTTTGTGATGTGTCACTCTGCTCCCAGAGATCCCAGGCAATCCCTCCTGAACAGTGCCCCCTCTCAAGCCCTCCCTTGGAACAGGTGTCATGCCTGCCATTCCAGGACTTAGATTTGGGAATCATCTGTGTGCTTCCCTGAAAAGAAGTCTCTTGCACATCTGGAGTTGTAGCTACTAAAAACCCTTGTTAGTTTGGGTGTCACAGCGCTACCCTCTACTTCACCAGTCCAGCTTGAGGTCCAGGTCCAGAACAGCTGGGAAAGAAATGGGTAGAACTGGCAGTGCATGTCCCAACCAGGACACGGATGGTCGACTCATTAGAGCTGCAGGcaaggggagaggagggaaggcatGGTCCCTGCAGTTGCCACTAAGCTCTGGTCCATGCAGCGGGCCCAGAAGCCCCACCCTGCCATCCACTAGTACCACTCAGCAAGGAGGGGAGATGACACCTCTTTATTAACACCAAGGAAAGCATTAAGAAGGAGTacacagagaaagaggaagggcaCACAAAGTCACCACTTGAGTTGGGAGGGAGGCATATCATTTAGGAACCTCAGGACAGTCACATGCTCCATGCCCTGGTTGTGGGGgataagaggaaaggagaggggaaagCGCCATGATAGCCTGGAACTCTCAGAAGGATCTGAAGCCCCCTAAACCTAACACCAGAGCCACAAGCCCTGCCCCTCAGGGCTCACACACTACTACACAAATTGGCACACATAACATACACAAGACGTTATGGAGGCAACACCGAGAGGCAGCAGGTAGGGACATTTCGACAGGAAAAGGAACTGAAGTTAAGCAGGTGTAGCGAGGAGAGAGTTTTTGGCTGCGGCCCCCAAGAGTCCCTCAGGTATCCCCTATATCTGGAGGGCGGCGGCTGAGCATCCCCCAAGTCTCTGCCTGTGAACTGGGCTCTTTGTTCTCTAAGCCCCAGCGAGTGGATAAAGCAATCCCAGATGAAGGGATGACAAGGCAGAATCCGCTCTGCATGCAAAATCCTAGTGGCTGAGCTATTACGTCTTCATGCACATTCACAGCCAGCTCCTCCCAGTCCAGGGGCCCTTGGAACCCCCATTCACacagatttctagggctggagTTCCCTCCTCAAGCTTCCTTTACCAATCAGCAGCCGCAGAGATCTGTGAGGGGGAGAGGCTTCTGCAGAGCGCTCAATATCTTGGATTTCAGCAGAAGGGTAAATTTCCTGTTGCCAGAACAGAATACCCCCAAATTCCTTAATTTCTAGGTAAATCGTTAAAGAGTATTTGCCATAGTCCTAGGTTAGTCCTTTGTCAGAATAGAAAAAGCAGAATTTTATTTACACAAGTCAGGAGTTCTCTTGCTGCCTGGGGAGGGCAAAATGGGCTGGGTAGGGGATGGACGGCGGTCCAGAGATGGGTGGATCCTCTCCCCGGAACCTCACCTTTCCGCAGTTTGCTACATCTCCCTTGGTTAGGCAGAAAGAATTCGTGATGCTCCCAAAGTCCTTCATCCGGTAAGTCCTTCCTCCAGGGAATCTCTCTGCCTGACCCACGGGCGCAGCGGTCTGAGCGCAGCATGCTGCACCGCGCCGTTCCAGTCCCTCGCGTCATGCGCTTGGAAACCCAATGCCAGCCCGGGACAGTCGTGCCCCTTCGGAGTCCCCTCACAGAGAGGCCTCGCCCTCCAGCTGCAGCAGAGTGATGTCGGGCAGATCCAGAGGCTCCACAAGTGGCCCGTCCCCCGCCAGGAGAGCGCAGGGGCTCTCCGGGCGCTCGCAGTGACTAGTAGGTGTGGCAGAGCAGGGCATCGCCTTCTCCTCTTGGTCGTCCTCAGGATCGCGACCCAGCAAACCGCTGTCCCCGATCCCGGGAGAAGGCGTTTCGGGCTCTCGGGGGGCGCCTGGGAGGCTCCCCTTGCCGGCGACCACGCCCAGGCCTCCCTGGCGGGGCGCGGTGGTCATAATCTGGCACATGGAGACGATGGCCCGCTGGTTGGCGCACACGTCGTCGGAGAGCACCTGGATATGGGAGGCCTGCTCATCCAGGGCCCCCCGCATGGCCCTCACGTCCTCAAACAGGGCCTGCAGCTGGgccttcaggtgctccatcagTTCCTTCATCCCGCCGTTGTACTCGCCGGAAAGCACGTCCCCCACGGCCGGCACGGTGGACACTTCCAGAGGTGCCGGCATGTCGCTGCCGTCCTTGGTCATGATCTCCAGCAAACCGTCCTCCATTGAATGGCAGCAGCGGGTCGGGTCCAGCCCGGCCTCCGGGTGAGGAAGGGGCCGGGAGGGGAGGGAGCCGACGAGAGGAGGCGAGTCCTCGGCGGAGGGCGCGGTCGGGATCAAGGAAGGCCGGGACCAGCCGGCGGGCCGAGGACCCGGCGAGAGTCCCGGCCGGCGTCTCTCGGCTCGCCGGGGGCAGAAGCGCCTGCCCCGCCTCACGTCCGCAATCGCGCCCGGGTCCGCGCCGCTCCCCGGGCCCCGCGGGCAGCAGTGCGCGCCGGCACCCTGTTCACAGAAGCGCTCTCGGAGGAAGGAGCCCGGATCGAAGCCGCGGCCGGCAGCGGGTTCGGACCGGGACTCCCCCCAGCCATTGACCGGCAGCGCCCGCGAGCGTGCCTGGGGCGGCAGGGGCGGGCCTCTCAGCCGCGGATGCCCCCGTTTCCAAGGCGACGTGCACACGTAGATGACGTATGTCTCCATGGCAACCAGGAagtgaggaagagaggagaggccGCGTGGGAAGCTGCAGTGGGGCCTAGGCGTCGGGCTCGCGGGTGGGGCGGCTGGGCGGGATGCTGCGGCGGCTCCGCTGAGGCTGCGGAGAGGATGGTTGCGGTGTTTAACAGGGAAGCGTGAGCGAGGGTCCGCTGCGCAAACCCCCGGCCCGGGAGAGGGCAGCCCTCCGCCAGTCCCGGCACCGGACCCTGCGCGCCACTGCGTGGCGGGCGTTTCCCGCCGGCAGCCGCCCTCCGGAGAGCGCGGTGGGCCGGGGCTCGCTGCCGCGTCCTGCAGCCGGGCGCCGGGAAGCGGACCGATGCGGCCGCCTCTCGCGGTCGCAGATGGGGCGGGGCGCAGCGCTCTGGAGCTGGCCCGCCGGCGTCGGCGGCGCGCGGGCTGGAGGGGCTCGGCGGGCTCCGCCTCGCGTCGGCTCCTGCGGCCTGTCAGCCTTTCGCTGTAGACAGCACGGGAGCTGACAAAGGAAGGGACTCCCTCCCGGCTGAGACCCCGCTGGTCCTAACAGGGCACGGGGAGTTTTCCCAGGACGGTGAGGCCACGTACCTAAGTTTTGGGAAGGAAAGCTTCCTAAGGGCAAAGATTTCCATCTCCTCTGCGCCCTCCATCACGGAATTCCCAGCACCTAAAATAGTGCCGGGCAAGCAGGAAGGAAATGCCTGGTACATTTGCTGAATGACAACTTTAAAAAGAAGCGAGGCTTTACGTCCTATTCCCCCACCCACAACCCCCGCGGTCCACACCGTCGTAGATTTTAGGAGACCTGAATTAGATTTTGTTTCTGCCACCTACCTATTCATTCAAAGACCTTGACTAAAGTCATTTTCCTGATGTGTTGGGGGATGGACTGGACAATCTCTAATACTGCTGCTAACTCAACAGCACTGTGCATCAGCTCACAGATGAAAGGGTGAACTGTTGGCAATGTGTGGGAGGGGTGGACCGGGAAACTGCGCGGCCAGTCCCCCCTCCGCAGGCCCAGTGCCAACGTACAGACGGACACTGAGTGTCTCAACCTCTGTGACCCCTCCTTTCCCTGCTTGAGGGCTGCAGTAGCAGGggatgagaaggaagaaaaattgaatTTAATGTAACGACAGATGACCTTGGATTGGGAAGCAAACAATAACAACCTTCGTAGATTGGAGAAGCCAAGAGGTCAGAAACCAAAAAAGAAGTTCATGAGGAGAAAACCCAGGGAAGAGAAGCAAACTGCCACTTCAAGATGGGGAAGAGCTGGGTATGGGTGTTTTGTTTACTAGGGGTTCAGTGAAGCAAATGAATTATCTTGGAATTTCTCTGGCTTCATACTCTAGTGATGAAGAGtggggctgaggcagagaaacTGGTTGTGGGTGGGGGAGGCACAGTAAGACACTCCTATGCCTGTCTTACTgctattaaaatagaaattagtgaGGAAATTTTCTAACCAGCAGAATATTTAAGACAGTGTTGATATAACCAAGTACTCTGCAGCCATAAAAAATGTGACTTCCCAAAACAAATgtatgaacaaattaaaaacccTATAGCATTATATCTTAGAAAACAAATGACTCAATCCTACTTGCttgctccctccttccttccataaCTGTGCGGTGCTTTCACCTCGGCTCTCACTCCTCCCTCAGCCATGCTCCCCATAGGTCACTCCTGAAGTTCAGAAGACAGAAATGCTTTTCCCTAAGCACAGATGAAATGAGCTGGTTTTACAAAAAGACCTTACCAAAAGTACTATAGGAAAACTAGAAACAgacaagacattaaaaaaaaaacagccaagcTTACACAGCATGAATTTCTGACCATACTACAGCAAGCATGTTCTCGGGGCTTACAAGTTCAACCTTCTGTTCCATCCCCGGACAGCTCTGCATTGGCCAGAAAAGGTACAACTTTCAGGGCTTGTCGCCTGAGCCTTTTACTTCACATCTCTTAACCCAACTTCACATGGACGATTTCATGTTGCCAGTTTCCTCACTCCTGAGGCCCTACCTTCTACCTACAAGGACTGACCCTGCCCCAGTATAGGGCCTTGCATCTTAGCCTTAACCTTACATTAAACACAGCCCCCAGACAGTAGGAGCTGGGTTATGCCAGCACACAAGGCCCTTTGCCACTATATATAGTTGAGGATACCACATATACCAAGGCTTTCCACAGAAGGTTACATCGTGCTGCCCAGAAGTGCTGGCATGAAATCTGCTGATGGTATAGGGGTCTGAGTCTAGAGGGAGGGGGAGTTATTAGAGAAGCACAAAAGAAGATGGGGAACAGATGCCGGGATCAGGGATGTGGCCCATCCAAATTACAGGTCAGACATTTGAGGGCCAAGGGTAGGTGGAAACTGAGGGAGTAGACTGGTAGCAGGACTCAGAAATATAGGAAGGAGACAACTGGTGCATCAGATTCAGACCTGATCATTTTAGCAATTCTGTGTGAAAATGAGACAAGGGAAAAGAAGATAAGGGTCTAGTCTCAGAAAAATAAGAGAGACAGATGCAGAGAGTGCAGCATAGTCTTAGTCTGGGCTACAGGGCTACAGGGCTGGGCCCTCTGCACACCAGCACCCTAGGGGCTGTGAGGGGTCCATGCCCCAAGAGAAAGGGGGCTAAAATCTGCTCTGGCCATACCACGAGAGTATTGGCACATAGCAAGTATGCCATACTGCAAGAAAAAATAACTCCCACacctcttctgcttcctgcctttcTCTTACCCTCTGGGAACCACCTTagctcttctttccttcatcccGTTTCATCAGCCAATGGGGAGAAGAGACTCCAAACTGCACAGGTGTAGGTCCCCCTAAGATGCACCCATTTCCAAGCATCACACCCTTCCTAAAATTGTGGTCCTTGGTAGTCTCTgccattttcctctctctggtgTCTAGTTTATCTCCAGTCTCTATCTTACATGGCTGGTGTACTTTTTGCACTTATAAAGTCAACAGTCATGATGAGGATGCTTGCTTGACTCAGATGTGGAGTAGTGGTCAAAATCAAGGTAGAGCTGGCTGCTGCACCGTAGGTCCAATACCGCAACAGCACTCCCCAAATGTAACTTCCATGGAGCTGAGTTGCCTTGTGCCCATCTCAGCAAGATACCACATTCAAAAGAAACACAGCCAATAGCcacaaagatttaaaaagcaatttagaTTTTTGTTGTAGTCTCTGGGAAAACTCTCGTGGGGTTAACAGTCTTAGCACAGAGCAAAGTATCTTAAacttttctcccactccttctctGTTCATCTTGCACATCATGGCAGAGCTGCTgctattctctctcctttctccccaaaCACCTCCAACCTTTCTCTCAAGCTGGCTCTGACTTTTCACTCCTCTGCTCCCTTCACTTcttggatgttttttttttttctctcctgcaaAAAGGAACTCCTTGTCCTTGTCTTTgctcttttcttctgtccctcatCCCCTAATCTGCACAGGACCAGGAACCCAGCTGTCAATGAGAGGGGTCTCCTTCCTGgaggacaagaaagaaagaatcctCATCTTGTGGATTTTGTCTGTCACATAGACTAAATTTTCTCAGCATGAGAGGGTTGTTTGCCCAGTGTTACAGCTACCCTGCTGTGCTCAACCACTCTGTGCTTGTAAGGAGAAATGGGCATGGTAATGTGCAAGGACCCTTACAAACTTCTGACTGGAAAGGGA
Coding sequences within it:
- the CCDC184 gene encoding coiled-coil domain-containing protein 184 isoform X2 → MEGAEEMEIFALRKLSFPKLSLSGAAAASRPAAPPASPTPRPHCSFPRGLSSLPHFLVAMETYVIYVCTSPWKRGHPRLRGPPLPPQARSRALPVNGWGESRSEPAAGRGFDPGSFLRERFCEQGAGAHCCPRGPGSGADPGAIADVRRGRRFCPRRAERRRPGLSPGPRPAGWSRPSLIPTAPSAEDSPPLVGSLPSRPLPHPEAGLDPTRCCHSMEDGLLEIMTKDGSDMPAPLEVSTVPAVGDVLSGEYNGGMKELMEHLKAQLQALFEDVRAMRGALDEQASHIQVLSDDVCANQRAIVSMCQIMTTAPRQGGLGVVAGKGSLPGAPREPETPSPGIGDSGLLGRDPEDDQEEKAMPCSATPTSHCERPESPCALLAGDGPLVEPLDLPDITLLQLEGEASL
- the CCDC184 gene encoding coiled-coil domain-containing protein 184 isoform X1, translated to MYQAFPSCLPGTILGAGNSVMEGAEEMEIFALRKLSFPKLSLSGAAAASRPAAPPASPTPRPHCSFPRGLSSLPHFLVAMETYVIYVCTSPWKRGHPRLRGPPLPPQARSRALPVNGWGESRSEPAAGRGFDPGSFLRERFCEQGAGAHCCPRGPGSGADPGAIADVRRGRRFCPRRAERRRPGLSPGPRPAGWSRPSLIPTAPSAEDSPPLVGSLPSRPLPHPEAGLDPTRCCHSMEDGLLEIMTKDGSDMPAPLEVSTVPAVGDVLSGEYNGGMKELMEHLKAQLQALFEDVRAMRGALDEQASHIQVLSDDVCANQRAIVSMCQIMTTAPRQGGLGVVAGKGSLPGAPREPETPSPGIGDSGLLGRDPEDDQEEKAMPCSATPTSHCERPESPCALLAGDGPLVEPLDLPDITLLQLEGEASL
- the CCDC184 gene encoding coiled-coil domain-containing protein 184 isoform X3; this encodes METYVIYVCTSPWKRGHPRLRGPPLPPQARSRALPVNGWGESRSEPAAGRGFDPGSFLRERFCEQGAGAHCCPRGPGSGADPGAIADVRRGRRFCPRRAERRRPGLSPGPRPAGWSRPSLIPTAPSAEDSPPLVGSLPSRPLPHPEAGLDPTRCCHSMEDGLLEIMTKDGSDMPAPLEVSTVPAVGDVLSGEYNGGMKELMEHLKAQLQALFEDVRAMRGALDEQASHIQVLSDDVCANQRAIVSMCQIMTTAPRQGGLGVVAGKGSLPGAPREPETPSPGIGDSGLLGRDPEDDQEEKAMPCSATPTSHCERPESPCALLAGDGPLVEPLDLPDITLLQLEGEASL